From Citricoccus sp. SGAir0253, a single genomic window includes:
- a CDS encoding PAC2 family protein encodes MQDPTTLFTLEPAGRDLLSGGFDGASALRGLGMLAVFGGHLDAGHLSEQVRHTLLDSLDHKLLASFDADQLIDYRARRPHISFDGDRFLDYQSPRLELHLVSDALGRPFLLLSGPEPDYQWERFVAAVLFLVDRLDVRLVTLVDAVPMPVPHTRPLGVTTHGNREEAVAGLSTWSPQARMVSGVAQLLELRLDEHRRGTAGYTLHVPHYLADAAYPQAAVAALEYVGAALGLMLPTDELRERGREVDRELDRQTGSSREITAMVEGLERNFDQHSPGAGRSLLVGPDEQVPDAEELGAAVEEYLQSQPRHALDDEPRPGAAADGGPEDTAGPGEAAGPATQPDAD; translated from the coding sequence ATGCAGGACCCCACCACGCTGTTCACCCTGGAACCGGCCGGACGGGACCTGCTGTCCGGCGGCTTCGACGGTGCCTCCGCGCTGCGCGGGCTGGGCATGCTGGCCGTCTTCGGCGGTCACCTGGACGCGGGCCACCTGTCCGAGCAGGTCCGGCACACCCTCTTGGACTCGCTCGACCACAAGCTGCTGGCCAGCTTCGACGCGGACCAGCTGATCGACTACCGTGCCCGGCGCCCGCACATCAGCTTCGACGGGGACCGCTTCCTCGACTACCAGTCGCCGCGCCTCGAGCTCCACCTCGTCTCGGACGCCCTCGGCCGGCCGTTCCTGCTGCTGTCCGGGCCGGAGCCGGACTACCAGTGGGAGCGTTTCGTGGCCGCGGTCCTGTTCCTCGTGGACCGGCTGGACGTCAGGCTCGTGACCCTGGTGGACGCCGTGCCCATGCCCGTGCCGCACACCCGGCCGCTGGGCGTGACCACCCACGGCAACCGGGAGGAGGCCGTCGCCGGACTGTCCACGTGGAGTCCCCAGGCGCGGATGGTCTCGGGCGTGGCCCAGCTGCTGGAGCTGCGGCTGGACGAGCACCGCCGGGGGACCGCCGGCTACACGCTGCACGTCCCGCACTACCTCGCCGACGCGGCCTACCCCCAGGCGGCCGTCGCCGCCCTCGAGTACGTGGGCGCGGCCCTGGGGCTCATGCTGCCCACGGACGAGCTGCGGGAGCGCGGCCGGGAGGTGGACCGCGAGCTCGACCGCCAGACCGGCTCCTCGCGGGAGATCACGGCCATGGTGGAGGGTCTCGAGCGCAACTTCGACCAGCACTCCCCGGGCGCCGGGCGCTCCCTGCTCGTGGGGCCGGACGAGCAGGTCCCGGACGCCGAGGAGCTCGGCGCCGCCGTCGAGGAGTACCTGCAGAGCCAGCCGCGGCACGCCCTCGACGACGAGCCGCGCCCCGGCGCGGCCGCGGACGGCGGTCCGGAGGACACCGCCGGGCCGGGGGAGGCAGCGGGACCCGCGACCCAGCCGGACGCGGACTGA
- a CDS encoding NAD(P)-dependent oxidoreductase: protein MSRRVLVTGASGLLGSGVARRLAAAGDDVVTLQRRPSGVPGARDVAGSVTDPAAVARAVAGRDTVVHVAAKVSVSGPAAQYEAVNVHGTRTVVRAARAAGVRRFVHVSSPSVAHAGSSIVGAGAGPADPVRARGHYARTKAAGELIALAADAPDFRVLALRPHLMWGPGDEQLTERVVQRARAGRMPLLGPAAALVDTLYTTNAVDALVAAVAAVDRVHGEALVVTNGEPRPVGELVRALAVAGGAAEPRLRVPAGLARAAGAVIERVWDAAGLGGDGEEPPLTAFLAEQLSTAHWFDQRRTRQVLDWEPAVSVDEGLRLLADHYRAR, encoded by the coding sequence GTGAGCCGCCGCGTCCTCGTCACCGGCGCCTCCGGGCTGCTGGGGTCCGGGGTGGCGCGCCGGCTCGCCGCGGCGGGCGACGACGTGGTGACCCTGCAGCGCCGCCCCTCCGGGGTGCCCGGCGCCCGCGACGTGGCCGGGTCCGTGACGGATCCCGCCGCCGTGGCCCGGGCCGTGGCCGGCCGGGACACCGTGGTCCACGTGGCCGCCAAGGTCTCGGTCTCCGGGCCCGCCGCGCAGTACGAGGCCGTCAACGTGCACGGCACCCGCACCGTGGTGCGGGCGGCCCGGGCCGCCGGCGTGCGCCGGTTCGTGCACGTCTCCTCCCCGTCCGTGGCCCACGCCGGGTCCTCGATCGTGGGGGCGGGGGCCGGGCCGGCCGACCCCGTCCGGGCCCGCGGGCACTACGCCCGCACCAAGGCCGCCGGCGAGCTCATCGCCCTGGCCGCGGACGCCCCGGACTTCCGGGTGCTCGCGCTGCGCCCCCACCTGATGTGGGGGCCGGGCGACGAGCAGCTGACGGAGCGCGTCGTGCAGCGCGCCCGCGCCGGGCGGATGCCGCTGCTGGGACCGGCCGCGGCCCTCGTGGACACCCTCTACACCACGAACGCGGTGGACGCGCTGGTCGCCGCCGTGGCGGCGGTGGACCGCGTGCACGGCGAGGCCCTCGTGGTGACCAACGGCGAGCCGCGCCCGGTCGGCGAGCTGGTCCGGGCCCTGGCCGTGGCCGGCGGCGCCGCCGAGCCCCGGCTGCGCGTGCCGGCGGGCCTGGCCCGCGCGGCCGGGGCGGTCATCGAGCGCGTCTGGGACGCCGCGGGGCTCGGCGGCGACGGCGAGGAGCCGCCCCTGACCGCGTTCCTGGCCGAGCAGCTCTCCACGGCGCACTGGTTCGACCAGCGGCGCACCCGGCAGGTGCTGGACTGGGAACCGGCGGTCTCGGTCGACGAGGGGCTGCGGTTGCTGGCCGACCACTACCGCGCGCGCTGA
- a CDS encoding RNA polymerase sigma factor produces MTTSSQKTESQGGAAAEDAVAQGQGGAAAGASTRKSTSSSRATKTAAAGTRKTTKKSAAKSAGAKSAAGKSGATSADDAVEPDEEPTDVPANAAEEEPEEETSAGGFVVSDADDDAPVQQVVSAGATADPVKDYLKQIGKVALLNAEQEVDLALRIEAGLYAEHKMKEQPIKDARLRRDMELIIADGRRAKNHLLEANLRLVVSLAKRYTGRGMLFLDLIQEGNLGLIRAVEKFDYTKGFKFSTYATWWIRQAITRAMADQARTIRIPVHMVEVINKLARVQRQMLQDLGREPTPEELAKELDMTPEKVVEVQKYGREPISLHTPLGEDGDSEFGDLIEDSEAVVPADAVSFTLLQEQLHSVLDTLAEREAGVVAMRYGLTDGQPKTLDEIGKVYGVTRERIRQIESKTMSKLRHPSRSQVLRDYLD; encoded by the coding sequence GTGACTACTTCTTCCCAGAAGACCGAGAGCCAGGGCGGCGCGGCCGCCGAGGACGCGGTGGCCCAGGGCCAGGGCGGCGCGGCCGCCGGCGCGTCCACTCGGAAGTCCACGTCCTCCTCGCGGGCCACGAAGACGGCTGCCGCCGGCACTCGCAAGACCACCAAGAAGTCCGCCGCCAAGTCGGCGGGCGCCAAGTCCGCCGCCGGCAAGTCCGGGGCCACGTCCGCGGACGACGCCGTGGAGCCGGACGAGGAGCCCACGGACGTCCCCGCGAACGCCGCCGAGGAGGAGCCCGAGGAGGAGACCTCCGCGGGCGGCTTCGTCGTGTCCGACGCGGACGACGACGCCCCCGTGCAGCAGGTCGTCTCCGCCGGTGCCACGGCCGACCCGGTCAAGGACTACCTCAAGCAGATCGGCAAGGTCGCGCTCCTGAACGCCGAGCAGGAGGTGGACCTGGCGCTGCGCATCGAGGCCGGCCTGTACGCCGAGCACAAGATGAAGGAGCAGCCCATCAAGGACGCCCGCCTGCGGCGGGACATGGAGCTGATCATCGCTGACGGCCGGCGGGCGAAGAACCACCTGCTGGAGGCCAACCTGCGCCTCGTCGTGTCGCTGGCCAAGCGCTACACGGGGCGCGGCATGCTCTTCCTGGACCTCATCCAGGAGGGCAACCTCGGCCTGATCCGCGCGGTGGAGAAGTTCGACTACACCAAGGGCTTCAAGTTCTCCACCTATGCCACCTGGTGGATCCGCCAGGCGATCACGCGGGCCATGGCCGACCAGGCCCGCACCATCCGCATCCCCGTGCACATGGTCGAGGTCATCAACAAGCTGGCCCGCGTCCAGCGCCAGATGCTCCAGGACCTGGGCCGCGAGCCCACCCCGGAGGAGCTGGCCAAGGAGCTCGACATGACCCCCGAGAAGGTCGTCGAGGTCCAGAAGTACGGCCGCGAGCCCATCTCCCTGCACACCCCGCTCGGCGAGGACGGCGACTCCGAGTTCGGCGACCTCATCGAGGACTCCGAGGCCGTCGTGCCCGCCGACGCCGTGAGCTTCACGCTGCTGCAGGAGCAGCTGCACTCCGTGCTGGACACCCTCGCCGAGCGCGAGGCCGGCGTGGTGGCCATGCGCTACGGGTTGACGGACGGGCAGCCGAAGACCCTGGACGAGATCGGCAAGGTCTACGGCGTCACGCGCGAGCGCATCCGCCAGATCGAGTCCAAGACCATGTCCAAGCTGCGCCACCCCTCCCGGTCCCAGGTGCTGCGCGACTACCTGGACTGA
- a CDS encoding DUF4192 family protein, with amino-acid sequence MQTPLPADRPTPDPTPPGARGLRAVDPVDLLSYVQHVLGYTPRDSLTAIALAGRDLGAVLRCDYAPGIAADLRVLDDYVRSVAGHLAADDRADGSLVFLFRDTPDVADAVASQHDRARDGSRGTRDAGGRPAEDRGPGKPGVGRGDARLAAALGRELAAAGLPVAETWLVAAGRLWHVDCAAPSACSFHGADVRRTQASAVNAAFIVAGSVVQDEPRGSGLPAVAPAAGPELLRALEAVRPAAGVEWTAYCARWLEDWERVLDGAALPVAAGDRARLLAGLASETLRDVLVAAASFSLDRALGGAEWLGTLPEGLAGTLGATAREADAALYSSVLMAASLRRPDWERIARLRRACAGLLPEAAGTPASAARSLVAWVDWARGRGSSAGRILQECRREDPAYPLARVLEEVVDRGMLAGWAARRETSWSANGRAGQ; translated from the coding sequence ATGCAGACACCGCTCCCCGCTGACCGGCCGACCCCCGACCCCACCCCGCCCGGGGCCCGCGGCCTCCGGGCCGTGGATCCCGTCGACCTGCTGAGCTACGTCCAGCACGTGCTCGGGTACACCCCGCGCGACAGCCTCACCGCGATCGCGCTCGCGGGGCGGGACCTCGGTGCGGTCCTGCGCTGCGACTACGCGCCCGGGATCGCGGCCGACCTGCGCGTCCTGGACGACTACGTCCGCAGCGTGGCCGGTCACCTGGCGGCCGACGACCGGGCCGACGGCAGCCTCGTCTTCCTGTTCCGGGACACCCCCGACGTCGCCGACGCGGTGGCCTCCCAGCACGACCGGGCCCGGGACGGTTCCCGTGGCACCCGGGATGCCGGAGGCCGTCCCGCGGAGGACCGGGGGCCCGGAAAACCCGGCGTGGGGAGGGGCGACGCCCGGCTGGCGGCGGCCCTCGGGCGGGAACTGGCCGCGGCGGGCCTGCCGGTGGCGGAGACGTGGCTCGTGGCCGCCGGCCGCCTCTGGCACGTGGACTGCGCCGCCCCGTCCGCGTGCTCCTTCCACGGGGCGGACGTGCGCCGGACGCAGGCCAGCGCCGTCAACGCGGCGTTCATCGTCGCCGGCTCCGTGGTGCAGGACGAGCCGCGCGGCAGCGGCCTGCCCGCCGTGGCCCCCGCGGCCGGCCCCGAGCTCCTGCGGGCCCTGGAGGCCGTCCGTCCCGCGGCCGGGGTGGAGTGGACCGCCTATTGCGCGCGGTGGCTGGAGGACTGGGAGCGCGTGCTGGACGGGGCCGCGCTGCCGGTGGCGGCCGGGGACCGGGCCCGCCTGCTCGCCGGCCTGGCGAGCGAGACGCTGCGGGACGTGCTCGTGGCCGCCGCCAGCTTCTCGCTGGACCGGGCCCTGGGCGGGGCCGAATGGCTCGGCACCCTGCCGGAGGGCCTGGCCGGGACGCTCGGGGCCACGGCGCGCGAGGCGGACGCGGCGCTGTACTCCTCCGTCCTCATGGCGGCCTCGCTCCGCCGCCCGGACTGGGAACGCATCGCGCGGCTGCGCCGGGCCTGTGCCGGGTTGCTGCCGGAGGCGGCGGGAACGCCCGCCTCGGCGGCGCGCAGCCTGGTGGCGTGGGTGGACTGGGCCCGGGGCCGGGGGTCCTCCGCCGGGCGCATCCTGCAGGAGTGCCGGCGCGAGGACCCCGCGTACCCGCTCGCCCGGGTCCTCGAGGAGGTCGTCGACCGCGGCATGCTCGCCGGCTGGGCCGCCCGGCGGGAGACCTCGTGGTCGGCCAACGGCCGGGCCGGGCAGTGA
- a CDS encoding class I SAM-dependent methyltransferase, translated as MSGPTAAGPDPAFAAAPPGQPGYDELAELYDRTFPGPWQRPLDRHCLDAFADALPRGGTVLDVGCGTGHVTVELAFRGFNTIGVDPSAKMLEIARKRYPSQPWIEGDARYPADSEVVRSAAPVVGILARFSLIHVPPAELPAVLESWARHTGTGCQVLVVFQCLLDSEQDTEEFAHAVAPAWRWNPSSLARLLEAAGFSERWRVIVCPDEEHPYPECHLVAVRR; from the coding sequence GTGAGCGGCCCGACGGCGGCCGGGCCGGACCCCGCCTTCGCGGCGGCCCCGCCGGGCCAGCCGGGCTACGACGAGCTCGCGGAGCTCTACGACCGCACGTTCCCGGGCCCCTGGCAGCGCCCCCTCGACCGGCACTGCCTCGATGCCTTCGCCGACGCCCTGCCGCGCGGGGGGACCGTGCTGGACGTGGGGTGCGGGACGGGCCACGTCACGGTGGAGCTGGCGTTCCGCGGGTTCAACACGATCGGGGTGGACCCCTCGGCCAAGATGCTCGAGATCGCCCGCAAGCGCTACCCGAGCCAGCCGTGGATCGAGGGCGACGCCCGGTACCCGGCGGACTCGGAGGTGGTGCGCTCGGCCGCCCCGGTCGTGGGCATCCTCGCCCGCTTCAGCCTGATCCACGTGCCGCCCGCGGAGCTCCCCGCCGTCCTGGAGTCCTGGGCCCGCCACACCGGGACGGGCTGCCAGGTGCTCGTGGTGTTCCAGTGCCTGCTCGACTCCGAGCAGGACACCGAGGAGTTCGCCCACGCCGTGGCCCCGGCCTGGCGGTGGAACCCGTCGTCCCTGGCGCGGCTGCTCGAGGCCGCGGGCTTCTCCGAGCGCTGGCGCGTCATCGTGTGCCCGGACGAGGAGCACCCCTACCCGGAGTGCCACCTGGTGGCCGTCCGCCGCTGA
- a CDS encoding leucyl aminopeptidase, producing MINDFSPVLTAIGPDLSGSTASALVLGIASSDDGPVLLPNPLPEAGARALADSLEALGVTGAADEVVRIPGLDPLPFPLLVLTGVGPVSEGPAGGSGEDPGDGSAAADGVPDEALRRAAGAAVRQLAGTASVALALPADTPGRLAAVAEGAALGTYSFTAFRSAPAREKAKDPVAEAAVVTALDPREAGRVLERAGVVARAVRATRDLVNTPPSHLFPASFAEEVTEAVRRLPVTVTVWDERRLEEEGFGGLVNVGKGSARPPRLVRLDYAPAGAATHVALVGKGITFDSGGLSLKPPTSMTTMKSDMAGAATVASVVAAAAELGLPVRVTGWLCMAENLPSATAQRPSDVITIHGGRTVEVMNTDAEGRLVLADGLVAATNETPDAVIDVATLTGAQMIALGTRTTGVMGTEALRDEVVAAAGAAGEAAWAMPIPENQRASLDSAVADISNVGDRFGGMLTAAAFLRDFVDAGREPAEARRSPTPWAHLDIAGPSFNESGAYGYTPKEATGVMVRTLLRFLEDRSA from the coding sequence GTGATCAACGACTTCAGCCCAGTATTGACCGCCATCGGACCCGACCTGTCCGGGAGCACCGCCTCCGCCCTCGTGCTGGGGATCGCCTCCTCCGACGACGGCCCCGTGCTCCTCCCGAACCCCCTGCCCGAGGCCGGCGCCCGGGCCCTGGCCGACTCGCTCGAGGCTCTGGGCGTCACGGGCGCCGCGGACGAGGTCGTCCGCATCCCCGGGCTGGACCCGCTGCCGTTCCCGCTGCTCGTGCTGACCGGCGTGGGCCCCGTGTCGGAGGGTCCCGCGGGCGGCTCCGGGGAGGACCCCGGGGACGGATCCGCGGCCGCCGACGGCGTCCCCGACGAGGCCCTGCGCCGCGCCGCCGGGGCGGCGGTCCGGCAGCTGGCGGGCACCGCCTCGGTGGCCCTGGCCCTGCCGGCCGACACCCCCGGCCGGCTGGCGGCGGTCGCCGAGGGCGCGGCCCTCGGCACCTACTCCTTCACCGCCTTCCGCTCGGCCCCCGCACGGGAGAAGGCGAAGGACCCGGTGGCCGAGGCCGCCGTCGTCACCGCCCTGGACCCGCGGGAGGCCGGGCGGGTGCTGGAACGGGCCGGCGTCGTCGCCCGTGCCGTGCGGGCCACGCGGGACCTCGTCAACACCCCGCCGTCCCACCTGTTCCCCGCGTCCTTCGCCGAGGAGGTCACCGAGGCCGTGCGGCGGCTGCCCGTCACGGTCACCGTGTGGGACGAGCGCCGGCTGGAGGAGGAGGGCTTCGGCGGCCTCGTCAACGTGGGCAAGGGCTCCGCGCGCCCGCCGCGGCTCGTCCGCCTCGACTACGCCCCCGCCGGGGCCGCCACGCACGTCGCGCTGGTCGGCAAGGGCATCACGTTCGACTCCGGGGGGCTGTCCCTGAAGCCGCCGACGTCCATGACGACCATGAAGTCGGACATGGCCGGGGCCGCCACCGTGGCCTCCGTGGTCGCCGCCGCGGCCGAGCTGGGACTTCCCGTGCGCGTCACGGGCTGGCTGTGCATGGCCGAGAACCTGCCCTCCGCCACGGCGCAGCGCCCCTCGGACGTCATCACCATCCACGGGGGGCGGACGGTGGAGGTCATGAACACGGACGCCGAGGGCCGCCTGGTCCTGGCGGACGGCCTGGTCGCCGCCACGAACGAGACGCCGGACGCCGTCATCGACGTCGCCACCCTGACGGGGGCCCAGATGATCGCCCTGGGCACCCGGACCACGGGCGTGATGGGCACCGAGGCCCTGCGCGACGAGGTGGTCGCCGCGGCCGGCGCCGCGGGCGAGGCCGCCTGGGCCATGCCCATCCCCGAGAACCAGCGGGCCTCCCTGGACTCCGCGGTCGCGGACATCTCCAACGTGGGCGACCGCTTCGGCGGGATGCTCACGGCCGCGGCGTTCCTGCGGGACTTCGTCGACGCCGGCCGGGAACCGGCCGAGGCGCGGCGGTCCCCCACGCCGTGGGCCCACCTGGACATCGCCGGCCCCTCGTTCAACGAGTCCGGCGCGTACGGGTACACCCCGAAGGAGGCGACCGGCGTCATGGTCCGGACCCTCCTCCGGTTCCTCGAGGACCGCTCCGCCTGA
- a CDS encoding type IIA DNA topoisomerase subunit B, producing the protein MSRSSEYNARHLSVLEGLEAVRKRPGMYIGSTDSRGLMHCLWEIIDNSVDEALAGFGQSIAITLHASGAVEVEDNGRGIPVDIEPRTGLSGVEVVFTKLHAGGKFGGGSYGASGGLHGVGASVVNALSSRLDVQVFRGGKVHQLSFRRGEPGQFRDTGTVHRPDAPFTPSADQSPMEVVGKAKRGQTGTRVRYWADEQIFTPDARFSYEDLQQRARQTAYLVPGLKITLRDERRLPGTPGETGPVEEVFHYDGGISEFVDHLSSASPVTDVWRLQGSGTFSERVPVLGEDGRSAMQDVERLCEVDLALRWDVGYDTTFRSFVNIIATPKGGTHQSGFEQALLKTFRKTVEANARKLKAGNDKLEKDDVLAGLTAVLTVRLAEPQFEGQTKEVLGTPAVRQIVAKVVEQELTAILRSTRKHEKNQVAVLLEKVVAEMKSRISARTHKENQRRKNALETSSMPAKLADCRTTDVQSSELFIVEGDSALGTAKLARSSDFQALFPIRGKILNVQKASVGDMLSNAECAALIQVVGGGAGRSFDLAAARYGKVILMTDADVDGAHIRTLLLTLFFRYMRPMVEEGRVYAAVPPLHRVEVIHPGAKANEVVYTYSENELHRLLASLEKDGRNYKEPIQRYKGLGEMDADQLADTTMDPRQRMLRRVTIPEAEEALQRAEHVFDLLMGSNVAPRKDFIISGADELDRERIDA; encoded by the coding sequence ATGTCCCGCAGCAGTGAGTACAACGCCCGGCACCTGTCCGTGCTCGAGGGCCTCGAGGCCGTGCGCAAGCGGCCCGGCATGTACATCGGCTCCACCGACTCCCGGGGCCTGATGCACTGCCTGTGGGAGATCATCGACAACTCGGTGGACGAGGCGCTGGCCGGCTTCGGCCAGTCGATCGCCATCACGCTGCACGCCTCCGGGGCCGTGGAGGTCGAGGACAACGGGCGCGGCATCCCCGTGGACATCGAACCGCGCACGGGCCTGTCCGGCGTGGAGGTGGTGTTCACCAAGCTGCACGCCGGCGGCAAGTTCGGCGGCGGCTCCTACGGCGCCTCCGGCGGCCTGCACGGCGTGGGCGCCTCCGTGGTCAACGCCCTGTCCTCCCGGCTGGACGTCCAGGTCTTCCGCGGCGGGAAGGTCCACCAGCTGTCCTTCCGCCGCGGTGAGCCGGGCCAGTTCCGGGACACCGGCACCGTCCACCGCCCCGACGCCCCGTTCACGCCCTCGGCCGACCAGTCGCCCATGGAGGTCGTCGGCAAGGCCAAGCGGGGGCAGACCGGCACCCGCGTGCGGTACTGGGCCGACGAGCAGATCTTCACCCCCGACGCGAGGTTCTCCTACGAGGACCTGCAGCAACGGGCCCGGCAGACCGCCTACCTCGTCCCCGGCCTGAAGATCACCCTGCGCGACGAGCGGCGCCTGCCGGGCACGCCGGGGGAGACCGGCCCGGTCGAGGAGGTCTTCCACTACGACGGCGGCATCTCCGAGTTCGTGGACCACCTGTCCTCCGCGAGCCCCGTGACGGACGTGTGGCGCCTGCAGGGCTCCGGCACGTTCTCCGAGCGCGTCCCCGTCCTGGGCGAGGACGGCCGGTCGGCGATGCAGGACGTCGAGCGGCTGTGCGAGGTGGACCTCGCGCTGCGCTGGGACGTCGGCTACGACACGACCTTCCGCTCCTTCGTCAACATCATCGCCACCCCCAAGGGCGGCACGCACCAGTCGGGCTTCGAACAGGCCCTGCTGAAGACCTTCCGCAAGACCGTGGAGGCGAACGCCCGCAAGCTCAAGGCCGGCAACGACAAGCTCGAGAAGGACGACGTGCTCGCCGGCCTGACGGCCGTGCTGACGGTGCGGTTGGCCGAGCCGCAGTTCGAGGGCCAGACCAAGGAGGTCCTGGGGACCCCGGCCGTGCGCCAGATCGTCGCCAAGGTGGTGGAGCAGGAGCTCACGGCCATCCTGAGGTCCACGCGCAAGCACGAGAAGAACCAGGTCGCCGTGCTGCTCGAGAAGGTCGTCGCCGAGATGAAGTCGCGCATCTCGGCCCGCACCCACAAGGAGAACCAGCGGCGCAAGAACGCGCTGGAGACCTCCTCCATGCCGGCCAAGCTCGCGGACTGCCGCACCACGGACGTGCAGTCCTCCGAGCTGTTCATCGTCGAGGGCGACTCGGCCCTGGGCACCGCCAAGCTGGCGCGCTCCTCCGACTTCCAGGCCCTGTTCCCGATCCGCGGCAAGATCCTCAACGTGCAGAAGGCCTCGGTGGGGGACATGCTCTCCAACGCCGAGTGCGCGGCCCTGATCCAGGTCGTCGGCGGCGGGGCCGGGCGCAGCTTCGACCTGGCCGCCGCGCGCTACGGCAAGGTCATCCTCATGACGGACGCCGACGTGGACGGCGCCCACATCCGGACCCTGCTGCTCACGCTGTTCTTCCGCTACATGCGTCCCATGGTCGAGGAGGGCCGGGTGTACGCCGCCGTGCCCCCGCTGCACCGCGTGGAGGTCATCCACCCGGGAGCCAAGGCCAACGAGGTGGTCTACACCTACTCGGAGAACGAGCTGCACCGCCTGCTGGCCTCCCTCGAGAAGGACGGGCGGAACTACAAGGAGCCCATCCAGCGCTACAAGGGCCTGGGCGAGATGGACGCGGACCAGCTCGCGGACACCACCATGGACCCCCGCCAGCGCATGCTGCGCCGCGTCACCATCCCCGAGGCGGAGGAGGCCCTGCAGCGGGCCGAGCACGTCTTCGACCTGCTGATGGGCTCCAACGTGGCGCCCCGCAAGGACTTCATCATCTCTGGGGCGGACGAGCTGGACCGTGAGCGCATCGACGCCTGA